CTTCATGCTTGCAGATAGTCACAGCCCAGCAATGGCACGTGGAGCTGTCTGCTCTATTGAATGGAAATCACTTACACACAATTAAGAGCAATAGTTGGGGCTGGCGCAGAATAAGAAGATAGCATTGAGAATAACACGAGGAATTTGAAATCTGACCCAGCAAGAAATGCAGCTAGATTGCACTGCTCCATCATTGCTTTATTTGAGCCATTGAGCTGTGTAATAGGCCATCCCCTGTTCTCAATTGTAGAGAAAGGGAATGAAAATCGTCTTGAAGTATACTGTAAAATAATGAACACATAGCAATCTGCTTATAAAACATGCAGTGTTATTTCAAGATGGGATACATAGTGTGGttctttaaattaattttaagggATTCAAATTAAATTTAAGGAAAATGATTCACAAACTCAGTCCTCATAATGCAAACAAGGGAAAGACAAATATATTCAAGAAGAGCAGTTTAATTAGGGTTAAtggattttttgaggatttaGCAACTTTTGAGAGGAATGCCCAAAATGTATTCTTTATTGTTTGAAAATGCAATATGACATTGTTTGCTTGTCTAAAAGGAAGGAcaaaaactgagaaaagcaaaataaaagttGCTTTTAGTTAAAATGCATCTCTTAAAAATTTCTTGGCAAGCACGGTCTTAATTCATATTTAAGTGATTCATGAGCACTGTAGTTTTTGTaactaaatattttcttttaaaacttcAGGCATCGCAATGATGTGGAAATATTTGCCACTAGAGCAAGATGAACTTCTTAGATAAATATCTTGAAGCAAACATGAAATTGCAGTCACTAGCATTTTGTGCAAAAATATCACATTTTCTTTCCCAGTTACTGCTTCAAAAATCTCGTCCAGTAAACCATCTTAAAaccaaaatgttatttttctccTAAAGTATACCCTGGACCAGTATGTAGAGAGTGATTATATGGTTGTCTACTTTCCCTATGGCTTGAAGACTCTGAGTAAGCCACCTCTGAAGTGGTTACAAACAGCCTGCAAGGAATTTGACAGTAAGTAAATCTGTTAAAGATTTCATTTACTCTTCAGATTGTGTAATATCTCTAATGAATTTCCATGAAGGAAATTGGGTGGATCTGTCCTGATCCACCCACAATTAACTCAGCTATTCAGTTCTATCATCTCTGGCATTTAACATTTTTCTaacaattttgttttcctttcctgagtACAAGAAAAGTGCAACATAGTACTTAAAGTTCTCTGTGTTGTCCATCCAACCAACATCATAAAAATTCTGTGGAATATCTTTAAACCTCTTATAAGATGCTTGGCACTTCACTGAAcacatttttcccatttatttcaaGGATGGTTTGTTCTCTAATAAGTTGCTTTTTAAAAGGCTTGAAGTAAAATACGTCATTAACAGCTCAACATGCATTTAAACTGCCTTGAAATACAACAATAATTGCCTGCTAATTCTTATAAAGTATGACTTTACAGGTACCTATTGCAAATACTTATTTTCCCTGGTTCTTACTATTTCTAAGTGGATTTTTTTGTATTGGAAAGTGTGACACACTGGCAGTTGAAAAGTGAGTGATCCTGATACACTTAAGCATTCATGTCTAGCATAAATAATTCAAACCAATGCCTGTCATCTTAGATGCATCCTCATCTTGACCTTCTGATCACCCTGTTTTTATCATAATTTGTTGTTTCTGTTTGTACTCAATTTCTGCCACTCTGTACCTGGATACTGGTTCTGAGTGTGATTCAGTGACACTCTACTCTCTGTCTTATAAATCTGTGAGCAACAGCAACAAAGCTGTTCGTGCATTGGGACTGACAAAATAATTGAAAGTATGAGTAAACTCTGAAAAGATCCACAAGCCAAAAAGCAGGAATCAGCTGAAGCTAGGGAAAAACCCTCTTTACTGCTTAAAATGGTTTTATAGCCAGCCTTTCTTTGCAGGTTGACTGTAGTTTGGGTTTGTCAAAAAAGTTTGTGCTACTGAGTGTCAAATGGCCCATGTACAATTTGGCTAAATTATACTTGAAGACTAAAACTTATTAATATtggtattatatattatattggTATTACTTACTATATATTGAAGACTAAAACTTATTAGTATTGTTAATTTACTAGAGtagtaaaatttaaaattttttcatAGTACTTTTTCATTCCAGTTTAGACTAATCTTATCTTGGCAAATCATGCTGTTAAGTGTCAGTATTAATCCACTTCACAAAAGTAATTGAGAAAAATCCTCTAGACTTTCTTTTTCCTAGCTTTGCTGAATTATAGCCCAGACTCATTTGTAGATAATGTTGCAAATAAAAAGAGCAGATGTAAAATAGATTTCATTATTATGAGgcatggatttatttttctttttattttatttgtctgTTAGTACATTTGGTACCTGTTAGCACGTGGCATCAGTACTTTTACATGGCAACGTATTTGCTAACAACTGGACAAATGACACAGTTATTAGAATGAAGTATTTAACATACTTTTATTTGGGGATATttaagaaaatttaaatatttgaaatttttcAAGTTCCTGAAGTTGATTGATCTTGTTTCCAGTGCCAAAATAAACGAGCAAGAAGGTAATGTGTTACGTCAAGAGTATTTTCTCCAAAGTGCAAGATAACTGTAGGAAGATCATATTTCTATGAGCTAGCAGAACCTGTTATGAAAATAACATACATTTAGGTGGCAGTAGTGATGAGCAGCATTTATTCCTAATTGCCCATGAATTTTTTTACACATTGTGGGTTCTGTGACACGTCCTCTATTACCAGAGGTGATTAGTTACAGAGTTGTGTGCACAGCTGTAGCTTAGGAAAGATGTTGGAAGTTTGGGCTCTTTTGGATGAGGGGCACTCTGGAGAGCTCTGAAATTGTGCATGCACAGACTGATATTCCTCATGCGTCCCAAAATTCCTGTTAGCTGAATTCAGGGCAGGACTGTTTGTTCCATGTGCCACTAGAGGGAGGATGTGCACGCAGATTGGGCAATCCAGGGATAAACCCATCCATCCAGAGTTTTCCCCCAATTTTACCATGAGAGTAAATTGCAGCAAAGTGCACTTTTTACCATCAGCACCTACTATTTTTCTGGACACTTCATTACAGTCCAGATATTTTGTGTTGTGGAAAAATAGGACATTATTTCAGATCATGTGTACAAACATGTCCCTGACCCTTGTTTGAGCACCTTGGCTTGTGTAGTCGTGTATGCTGGCTGAAACTCAAGACCTAAATAGTGGAACTTTAAATTTGGAAGTCTGTTTTGTACAacttacagaaaataaatagtATTCCTGTTGTTTCCTAGAAGCTATCCAGCCCTTTCCACAAGGGGTGAAACTGATGACCAGCATTTCAAGGCTATGCACTATCAATGCTTGGAAAATTTTCCCTGTTGCTTAACTACTCCAAAGTTTATCTCTACATCCccattattttgtctttttgcaGAGTGGAATACCTACACAATACAAACACGTTGTTCTGTTGGCTAGATAACATTCTTTTGAAGGTTAGCAGTTCTTTTAGTGAGCTTTCTAATGCTGTGTGAATCCCAGTTCCAGTGCCTTTTAAAGCAATGTTTTTCATATCTGTGCAAATCACAAACCATTCAGATGGAAGTCAGTTGTTTTTATTCAAATCAGACTCTCAGGCATGCACTCTATGTGTTTGATCATGTGAAATGAAATATATCTTGTGTCTCCTGCTGCTTCAATTACAGTCTAATTTTGAGTTGCATCAGCACTTGTGTTTTTGTAGATTTGGAAGAGAAACTCTTTATAAATGTTCCTCCCATGCTAATTTTTATACTACtttgcaatttaattttttttctttgtcaccAGTTTGAGAAATAGATCACCTACTTGAGCTATTTAGGTGACCTGGGACAACATTCCAAATCTGACCAGTTACATATCCCTCAAGAAGCCATCTGGTATGTGGCAAATTTAATATACATTGCCCCACTTTTTTCTCAGGTGGGGTTGCATCCTGATCACTGTATTCCAAGAAGAATATATTTCTTCAGTGTAATTTACCTGTTTGTGCTGGGTTGGATTAATTCTGAAGGCTGCATTGCCATCAGAGATATACTGAAGTGCATCAGGTTTTAGTTTTCTActaaaaaatttggaaaaaatccaTCTCTGTAATGGAGCATTTTCTTAATATTGTTGCTACTTCTGTGTGAGTGTTAGCAAAACCATTCCATATGTCGTTGCTGCTTATGAGTATCATACAATTTTCTTGGGAAAAACTGAAACACTCATCTCTTTCCTTACATATTGTAACAGATTGACTTCCTTTTATGAAGAGCATTCCCAATCAGCAAAGTGTTGATTGATTTTAAACTTTATGGGTGTATCTATTGTTAGTAGGTCCATCATGTTTGTGTGGAGTTTATTTGTGTGTGTTGGGGAGAAGGATTTGAGAGTGGATGTGAGATGAAAAGAGCTGAACAGGGCTGGGATAGTGAAGCACCAGTATTAGTATCAATAACTCTTTCTAACATGATGCTTTACATGGAAATGCTTTGATGTGCTGACAGAAAGTGATTTTATGTCACTGCTGAATGAAAGAAACTGGAAGCTTTGATTGTGACTGTTACTGATGCCTGGTGGCTTTTTACATACCTATAACAGAAAATATCTTAGAGCTGTGAGGTAATAAATTGGATTACATCATGGCAAAGAAAAGGGAGTTGTAATTTGAAGAGCAAAAATGTTTGGATTTTGCTGTTAAATTATAGTGTGATTCTATCTTTTGGACACATTTATTACTGTACTCCACTGGCTGAAGCAAAGAGACTCTTCTATGTCTTGCATAAGTATCCCACCACAAATACTGCTTAAAAAATTTCTCCTGCTGAAATTCTGAAGGGCAAGGTTCTGTAAGACCTGCAGCATGTACACTGTTGTCAGGAGATCACATCATGAGCAATACCTGTGGCTGTTCACATATACAGTCTGTTATCTGAGGTGCACAGAATATCACTGAAATCTTGATTTTTTACAGACATGATGAAAATCTTTGGAGGAAACAGAAGGGAAAACCACCTGTGGTTAAGGTTCCCCCACCATGGCCACCTCTGCCTACCCAGCAATTTGGAGTCAGCCTGCAATAGTAAGCCATAAGATTCCTAAAATATGAGATTTCTGTTGCGGGTGGATGCTGACAGTCTGAAAGCATTTTGGACATGTTTAGATAATGGGTAGCAAAGCCAAAACATTGTTCTGTGCTCTTTGTTCAGCTAGCtctgataaaataaaataataaagccTTATTGCTGCACCTGATTGCCTCTCTCATCAAGGAagggcacagctgagctcaAATACAGCACACAGGGTTGATCTTGAGTAGCCGTTgacattaattaaaataataataaaaattaatatttattattatttattataataattaatattatatattgtaataatattaatactatatattataatatCATAATATTATATAAGATTATAAATAACATTATTTTATACTATTATTTCACActgttaaaataataaaaaaaatatttactaaataaataataattaaattatattaattaaataACAGTAAATTAAtgatattaattaattaaataatattgattaaatatataataattaaataataatagataattaataaaacattaaaaataataataattagaaACTGATTAGTTTTTAAATCAAAAATTAAATATCTTTTATAAGAAGacaggaaatgttttctttttctgtctgaTGCCATGGATGGGGAAAAGAGGAAACATTCAAAATTTTCACAACTGTGCAGCTTTTTATTGTTAAATTGTTACCATAAACATTTCAGTGCTTTCCTTTTAGTCATCATCTTTCTGTGTATGGATGACCAGGGAGGAGGAATGCATTCTAAATCAAACCTCCGTGGCCCTCAGCAGGGAGAAAAtgaaagggaggggaaaagccaaGAGAGAGAAAGTACTGAAATGTCATTGGGTATTATTTGCTGATAATCTGTGTGTGAAGGCCTTGCCTGGGTACCTGTCTGCTGTCTAGAAATGAGCCTTTGGGTGTGTAAGGTGCTGCTGTAATTGATCATGAGTCAATTCAATGAGAGGTTCTTCTCCCTGGCACTGTGTTTGCCAGGACAGATCTCTCTGGAATCTGACATTGCCGCGATACAACCGTGATCTGTGAATCCTTTCCAGCAGCTGAACTGAGCACTCCAGAAATGCTCTGTTCTGCTCATCACTTAAGCAGAAAGAGTAAGAAAATATCATGTTTGAAATGGCCTGGAGCACTTTGTGCTCTCCATCACAAGGCACTGCAGCTCATCCCACCATCCTGGACAAGGCAGGAGAAACATGGATTGCTTGGCAGGATCCAAAAGAGAGGACAGAGGTGTCATTTCACTGAGTCATTTCACTGATCTTTGAGCTGGTCTGATTTACATTAACTGATGTTCCAAGCACTTTATGTCACTCAAATCCAGTAAAGTGAAATCTGTGTCCCAAAATGTGAAATGCTCTGAAAATACACAGCCCAGCTCACCACAGTGCTGAGCAAACACAGCAAATCCTTTGCATGTGACTGTCAGAGAATAAACTATTCTATTTTTGACAACCTTGTTCATTTTACTGAGAACACCACCTTTTCTTCAAGGGAAACTGGAATTCCGTAGAAAATGGAAAGGTAGAAAATGGTAGAAGTACAGAAACTGTACAACTGTACCTTCCCCCCCCAGAAAAAAGTGATGTGTAAGGTTTATTATTACAAATTATAGCCAAGTTATTTGTTTTACCTCCCTGACAGATATACTAGTTCTCAAAAGGAGCAAGTGCTGTAAATAATCAGTTTGCTATTTATACACTGAAGCTGGAAACACACTTATGGCTAACAATAATAATTagagaacatttaaaaaaagctGCTGGGTTGCTGTTTGGTTCCTCTGGAGTGAGCAGCtgtaagaaagaaaatgcaatcaGTGCAACTTCAGAGAGGTTGAGAATGGGTTCCATGAGCTTAAATTGTCAATAATAAAGATGTAACAGCTTCCAAACACA
This region of Zonotrichia albicollis isolate bZonAlb1 chromosome 4, bZonAlb1.hap1, whole genome shotgun sequence genomic DNA includes:
- the ARHGAP8 gene encoding LOW QUALITY PROTEIN: rho GTPase-activating protein 8 (The sequence of the model RefSeq protein was modified relative to this genomic sequence to represent the inferred CDS: substituted 2 bases at 2 genomic stop codons) → MVLEQYTLDQYVESDYMVVYFPYGLKTLSKPPLKWLQTACKEFDKKCNIVLKVLCVVHPTNIIKILWNIFKPLISHQFEKXITYLSYLGDLGQHSKSDQLHIPQEAIXHDENLWRKQKGKPPVVKVPPPWPPLPTQQFGVSLQYLWFSSQRSVMMGNIAVRLGLTGLLVEGLFRRSASIQNIKDVQKICNQGKCVNFDDYHDFHIPVRNPVTLFAFSSSSWASPVILAIF